ACCTTATCCATTACCTTAAGGATACAATCTCGCTCCGTAAAGATGCCGATCAGCTTCCCATCATCATCTGTAATAAGCAGACTTCCGATCCTATGCTTCTGTAGGATTGCGACACACTCCTTTAAATTAGTTTTAGGACCAACCACAATGGGAGTCTTCAGCCCGATTGAGCCAATACTATCACTCAGCAACGTTGGTGGTATCAATTGCAGGCCCAGCGCTCTAGCTGAATTAATATTCGAAAGTAGATCTCTCTTTTCCATATCTATCACCCTTTAATTAAGGCCTTAAACTGTTCGGTACTCCAGCTACTGCGGTCCTCTGTCGGTTTAAAGCTGAGCGGTCCGGCCAGCGTATCTTTTATCTCGAAAGCGCTACTGCCGGTCTTGAGTACGGCTCCACTGTACATGGTCTCAAGCACGTTTACGCTCGCACTAGACTCAATAGGCTTTGCATCCCTTAACTTCTTCTCAGAATTATGGAGAACTTGCAGCGATTTTTGAACCTGATCGTACTTATCAAGTAATGCTGTTATCTTTATTTTGAACTGATTATTTAAAAGCGGCACACGGCTACGATTCTTCAGATAGGGTCCGATATGGAGCTCAAGGGCAGCGGCTGCCTCTTCATGCTTCTGCACATTTTCGCTTAACTTTCTATACTCCTTAGTAACCTCGAGCTCGTTACGTAGCTCGATCTCGGTCTTTACCCCACTTCCGTTACCAACAGCCGCCCCTTCAAAACCATTCACGCACCAGACGGAGCCCCCAATAATCTTCGCATGCGATGCGAATACCGCAGAGGAGGTGTGCAAACTGCAATCTCT
The DNA window shown above is from Pseudomonadota bacterium and carries:
- a CDS encoding CBS domain-containing protein; translated protein: MEKRDLLSNINSARALGLQLIPPTLLSDSIGSIGLKTPIVVGPKTNLKECVAILQKHRIGSLLITDDDGKLIGIFTERDCILKVMDKVESLSAAMVEDFMTRDPVRESPEASVAFALNLMSHGGFRHVPIVDQDDIPIGIISVKDVVDHIVKCMLEAIYKACETE